One part of the [Pantoea] beijingensis genome encodes these proteins:
- a CDS encoding DUF3574 domain-containing protein, translating into MRIIKRGLPAKALTVAFSLLLASCAMPVKQEQAHEVTTSCAVGDMMRQTTLYFGVERQTGAAISEKEWQAFIDRDVTPRFKEGLTVFDAKGQWLGKNGQVSHENSKALMLIYAPTEARERSIEVLRTFYKQRFAQESVMRVDAPVCVGF; encoded by the coding sequence ATGCGCATAATAAAAAGGGGATTGCCTGCAAAAGCGTTGACGGTGGCGTTTTCTCTGCTGTTAGCCAGCTGTGCGATGCCGGTAAAGCAGGAGCAGGCTCATGAGGTAACGACCTCTTGTGCGGTGGGTGACATGATGCGGCAAACTACGCTCTATTTTGGCGTGGAGCGCCAAACGGGAGCCGCGATTAGCGAAAAGGAGTGGCAAGCATTTATCGATCGCGATGTGACGCCGCGCTTCAAAGAGGGGCTAACGGTATTCGATGCGAAGGGGCAGTGGCTTGGTAAAAATGGTCAGGTTTCCCACGAAAACAGTAAAGCGCTGATGCTGATTTATGCGCCAACAGAAGCGCGTGAACGCAGTATTGAGGTACTACGTACTTTTTATAAGCAGCGCTTTGCTCAGGAGTCCGTGATGCGCGTTGATGCGCCAGTTTGTGTC
- a CDS encoding YicC/YloC family endoribonuclease produces the protein MIRSMTAYARRETKGEWGAAAWELRSVNQRYLETYIRLPEQFRSLEPVIRERIRQRLTRGKIECNLRFDADPSAQSSLILNEKLAKQLVQAANWVKMQSDEGEINPVDILRWPGVMSAQDQDLDAITAELLVALDGAIDDFIAARESEGAALKTLIETRLEGVSSEVAKVRAHMPEVMKWQRERLVSKLEEAEVQLENNRLEQELVMMAQRIDVAEELDRLDAHVKETYNILKKKEAVGRRLDFMMQEFNRESNTLGSKSINADITTSAIELKVLIEQMREQIQNIE, from the coding sequence ATGATCCGCAGCATGACCGCTTACGCACGTCGCGAAACCAAAGGCGAATGGGGCGCTGCCGCCTGGGAACTCCGTTCCGTTAATCAACGTTATCTGGAAACCTACATTCGTCTGCCGGAGCAGTTCCGCAGCCTGGAGCCCGTGATCCGCGAGCGCATTCGTCAGCGTCTGACGCGTGGCAAGATCGAATGTAATCTGCGATTCGACGCCGATCCCAGTGCACAAAGCTCGCTGATCCTGAATGAGAAACTGGCGAAACAGCTGGTGCAGGCAGCGAACTGGGTCAAAATGCAAAGCGACGAAGGTGAAATTAATCCGGTCGATATCCTGCGCTGGCCAGGCGTGATGTCCGCACAGGATCAGGATTTGGATGCGATCACCGCTGAGCTGCTGGTCGCACTGGATGGTGCCATTGATGATTTTATCGCCGCACGGGAAAGCGAAGGCGCAGCCCTGAAAACGCTGATTGAAACACGCCTGGAAGGCGTGAGCAGTGAAGTGGCTAAAGTGCGCGCGCACATGCCGGAAGTGATGAAATGGCAGCGTGAACGGCTGGTGAGCAAGCTGGAAGAGGCCGAGGTCCAGCTGGAAAACAATCGTCTGGAGCAGGAACTGGTGATGATGGCACAGCGCATTGATGTCGCCGAAGAGCTGGATCGCCTTGATGCCCACGTCAAAGAGACCTACAACATCCTGAAGAAAAAAGAAGCCGTTGGACGCCGCCTCGATTTTATGATGCAGGAGTTCAACCGCGAGTCCAACACCCTGGGCTCCAAATCGATCAATGCCGATATCACCACGTCAGCCATTGAGCTGAAAGTGCTGATTGAGCAAATGCGCGAGCAGATTCAGAATATTGAGTAA